TGCTGCCGGTGAAGGGCGTGCGCCCCGCCGACAATGGCGCCACGGGGCTCTGCGAGGACCGCGCGGTCAACATGCGCTGCAAGGCGGAGGCGATCAAAGGCGACGCCATCCTCGCCATCCGCCCCGAGGACATGTCGATCGCGCCGGAAGCGTCGGTCAACCAGAACGGCATTGCCGCGACGGCCGTCGCCTCGACCTATCTGGGCGCGGCGACCAAGCTCGACCTCACCACGCGCCAGGGCGCCAGGGTCACCGTTTCGGTGCCGAACGAAGTGGCTGCGGCGGCGCTCAGCAAAGGCAATTCGGTCTGGCTTACATGGCCAGCGGAAAAGGGTTTCCTCCTTCCGGATGGAGGACAGTAAGCACCGCCGTCGCGGCCAGACACATCACCGCGGCGGCTTCCGGTTCAAATCAACGACAAAAAAGGGGAACTGACATGAGCGATACAAAGAAACAGACGATCGAATCCCTCGCCGAGCGGACCAAGCGCGGCGAGATCTCACGCCGCCAGTTTGCGCAACTAGCGGGCTTGGCGCTCGCCGGCACGCCGCTGTTGTTGCGCTCGACCGGCGCCTTCGCCGAGACCAAAGGGCTGGTGCTGGTGAACTGGGGCGGCGACGCCATCACGGCTTACGACGCCGCTTACGGCCAGGCCTTCACCAAAGACACCGGCATCCCGGTCAAGATGGACGGCTCGGGCCCGACGGAAGGCGCCATCGCCGCGCAGTTCAAGAGCGGCGCGCCGACCTGGGACCTGGTCGACGTCGACCCGTTCTCGGCGATCACGCTGGGCGGCCAAGGCATGCTCGAGCCGATCGACTACAAGATCGTCGACAAGAGCAAGATGCGGCCGGGCTTCGGCTGGGAGTATGCAGCCTCCACCTACTTCTTCTCCTATGTGATCGCTTACGACTCGCAGAAGTTCGGCTCCAACGCGCCGACCGGCATGGCCGACTTCTTCGACGTCAAGAAATTCCCAGGCAAGCGCTCGCTCTACAAATGGGGCGTGTCGAGCTGGGAAGCCGCACTTCTGGCCGACGGCGTCGCGCCTGCCTCGCTCTATCCGCTCGATCTGAAGCGCGCGCATGACAAGATCGCCGCCTTCAAGGAAAACGTCGTCTCCTATTGGGGCGGCGGCGCCGAAAGTCAGAGCGTGCTGCTCAACGGCGAGGCCTCGATGGCGATCGTCTGGTCGACGCGCGCCTCGCTGATCGAGCAGGACTCCGGCGGCCAGATCAAGTTCATCTGGGACCAGGGCCTGATCTCGCCCGGCGCGCTGGCGGTGCTCAAGAACAACCCCGGCGGCAAGGACGCGGCGATGAAGTTCATCGCCAGCACGCAGGATCCGCAGAAGGAGTTGGTGATGTTCGACAAGCTCGGCCAGGGTCCGGCCAATCCGGCGGCCGACGCGCTGATCCCCGCCGACAAAAAGCGCATCAATCCCGTCGATCCGGACAACATGAAGAAGCAGATCGCGCTCGACATGGAGTGGTACGCCAAGAATTACGGCGCCGCGCTCGACGAATACACCAAGATCATCTCCGCCTGATCAGGGCGGAGACTTTCTCACTGATGAGAGGCACCCTCTCCGACAGGATGGGCGCGGCGCTGCTGATGGCGCCGCTGCTTCTGTTCCTGGTCCTTGCCTATGCCTGGCCGTTCCTCGGCGTGGTGAAGTGGAGTTTTACGCTTCCCACGCCCGGGCTCGGCCAGTACCATGCTTTGCTCACCGACGACCTGGTGCAGTCGGTATTCATCCGCACGCTGCGCATCGCGGCGATCGTCACTCTCATCTCCGTCACCGCCGCTTACGCCATCACCGTGGTGTGGGTGCGCGGCAGTCCGCTGCAGCGCGTGCTGGCCGAATTCTGCATCCTGGTGCCATTTTGGATCTCCGTACTCACCCGCGCCTTCGGCTGGGTGGCGCTGCTCTCCAATCGCGGCCTGATCAACACCTGGCTGCAATCGATCGGCTTCATCTCCGAGCCGCTGACACTGGTGCGCAACGAATTCGGCGTCATCGTCGGCATGTCGCATTTTTTGATCCCCTTCGCGGTGTTCCCGCTGGCGTCCGCCATGCGCAGCCTGGACGAGCGCGTGCTGCTCGCGGCGCGCGGGCTCGGCTCCAGCCGCATGCGCACCTTCTGGACCGTGTTCGTGCCGATGACGCGCTCCGGCATCATCGGCTCGGCGATGATCACCTTCGTGTTCTCGCTGGGCTTCTTCGTCACGCCGGCAATCCTCGGCGGCGGCCGCAGCGTGATGATCGCGGAGCTGATCTATCTGCGCATCTTCCAGAGCCCGGACTGGGGGCTGGGGGCGGCGATCAGCGTCGTGCTGGTGGTGTTCGTCGGCGCGCTGATGGCGCTGCTTTTCCGCTACGTCAAACCGAAGCAGCTGGTGTAGCCAAGATGCCGACCTATCGTCCCGGCCCCGTCTCGCTCGCCCTCGCCGTGCTGGTGGCGCTGTTCCTCCTGATGCCGCTGCTTGCCGTCATCCCGGTGTCGCTGACGCCGAGCCGCATGCTGACCATGCCGACGGGTGAACTGTCGCTGCGCCACTACCACTCGCTGATCGAGGATCCGCGCTGGCTGGAGTCCATCCTGCTGTCGATCCGGATCGGCGTGGTGAGCAGCGCGCTCTCCACGGTGCTTGCCCTCACCTTCAGCCTCGGCGTCTGGATGTTCCAGCCGCGCTTCACCGCGGCCCTTGTCGGCTTCGTGCTGCTGCCCATGGTGGTGCCGCCGGTGGTCTCGGCGGTGACGCTCTATTTCCTGCTCACCTCGGTCTCCGGCCTCACCTCGTTCTTCGGCTACGATACATGGCTCGGTGTCGCCATGGCGCATTCGGTGATGACTGTGCCTTTCGCCACGGTGCTCATCCTGGTGTCGCTCAGCCAGCTCGACCGGCGCATCGATCTTGCCGCGCGCGGCCTTGGCGCCAGCGTGTGGGAGCGCGCGACGCGCGTCATCATACCCAACATCAAATTCGGCATCGTCACCGCCGCGCTGCTCTCCTTCGTGCTTTCCTGGGAAGAGATCGGCGTGACGCTGTTCATCACCTCGGTGAATGCGATCACGCTGCCGCGCCTGATGTGGATGGGCCTGCGCGACAACATCGATCCGGCGATCGCGGCGCTTTCGGTGATCCTGATCGTCATCACGGTGCTGGTGCTGGCGGTGAGGAGCGTGATCGCCAGACAGAAGGCGTCGCCGTAGAGCGGTTGCGTTCACGGAAACAGCGGACCGTTCTCTCTCTTGACGCGGCCCATGCGGGAACCCGCCCACACCTCCCTTGAATTGCCCTGGGAACTGCCCCGGTCCAGAAACGAAAGAGGCCCGCCAGGAGCGGCGAGCCTCTTTACGGAGCCGAAGTGGAAGCTCGGCACCGTGATGATCCGGGGGTGTGGATCGACTCGAAGTCTAGCCAACAGGGCTCAGCCGGGCGACTTACAAATCCGTAACCTGCGGTCGGTCTGTGTGCCCAACCGGCCAAGAAAAGCCTGTTCTATCAGCGGCTTGCGGAGAGCATCCGACATCGAGACAGCGCTTGTCAAAGAAACGTGATGAACCGTCTGTCCGGCCGGCGGGACGGCGGAGCGGCTTGGAAATGCAGGGGAACCGGGCGGCGTCCCGACACGGCCCGCTTCATTGCAGTCTGCGCCATCAAGGCGCCGCGCCGGACGAAGGCCCCCCGGCCTCGCCCGTGCGTAGCAGTCCGTTCAGGCGGCCTGCGGCCGCCGCATCCTCTCGACGAAGGCCTGCCTTGCCGGTCCGGCAAGCGGCTTGTCCGTGGTCAGCAGGCCATCGAGCAACGCCAGAAGTTCGCGCGCTGCCGAAGACTTGCAGGAATAATAGACCATTTGACGATCACGGCGGGTTTCTACAAGGCCAAACCTGCGCAGTTTGGCCAGGTGTTGCGACAGCGCTGATTGGCTGAGTTCGACCTTGTCGGCGAGCACGCCGACAGAGAGTTCGCCCTCGGCGAGGTAGTTCATGATGAGCAAACGCTTTTCGTTGCCCATCACCGCAAGAAAGGCTGCCGCGCTTTCTGCGTTGGCGGTAAGTTTCTTGGTAACCATCGATTTCCCCATGCTTCATGCTCTTCCGAAGGCCATGGGGGCAATGGCTTCAGAATTCCAGAGCGTTGATGAGCCTGCCCCGGTTTGGACGCGGGACCTGCCCTGCTTCTTTTCGACCAGAACCCCTTCGTAACCCGGTTGCCACCACGTCGAGGTTGCTGGTCTCGGACAGAACGCGCGGCGCTTTTTCGGGCTCAAGTCAATGCAGACTCGGAAAAATTCCGCGCTGCTAATACGTATCAGCGCAGCGCTCGTTCGGCAAGAATATAACGAGGCCGGCAAAACAGCGGCCAGCCTCAGGGCAAGAGCGGCGTCAGCCGAAGCGCATGGCAAGGATACCTTGCAGCGACTCACGCTCAACCTTCAAACATGCTAATATTAGCCGGGCAAAAAAGGAGCCCGGCGCAAGGAGGAAGCCATGTCCATCGCGTCCAATGCCCGCAACACATTCACTCCCGACGAGACGGCCATGCTTGGCCGTGTCTATGAGAATGGCAGCGTCGAGGGCGAGACTACCGAGCAGAAGGAAGCACGCGCCTCGCGCATCCTGGCCAATTACATGGCCGGCATCACCGACGAGGCGGAGTTGATCGAGCTTTCGCGCAGGCCGCTTGGAAGATGAGCAACGTGGTCCGCCCACGCGAGGCGGCTTCACGGTGAGTTGACGTTCCGGCACGGAACGCAACGGCAGAATATCGTGTTCCGACATGTTCGGGAGGTTTCGCGATGATCCAGGGATGGTTCTCCAAGCCGGTTGAAGTCGCCGTCGGCCTTTCCGGGTCGATCCGCCACATCTCCAACGCCGAACAAGCCGCCGAGCTGCTGACCGGCCAATGGCGCGATGCCGGCAGTGCGCTGCATGGCGAGGCGCTGCGGGCCTGCCGCCGCGCGATCCGCGGCGACGTCACGGCCGATGCCGCCAGGGAGGCCTTCATCGCCGCCGCGCGCGAAGCGCATGTACTGGTCGAATAGGGCATGGCAGCGCCTTATTACACGCGCCTGCCTATCGATAGAAAAGCCACAAAAGCACCAGCACCGCGAACACTGCCGGAGAGAGCAGGATTCCAGGCCGAAAAATGCACATGGCCAGGGAAAGCGGCGTGAGCATGCCTGGCCGCGCCGATCCCTATCGGTTGCGCGCGTTGACGGGAAGGCGACACGCTGTTCGAAACGCGCGCAAACGATCCGCTTCAGCATGCGCGCGGTTTTGCCGGACCTCGTCGTAGAGCCCGAAAGCGGTCGCCATCAATGTCGCGGCGGTCATGGCGAGTGCAAGCACGGCGATAATCATGAGAGGTTTTCCCGCGTTTCATCAGCCTGGCGGATTCATTAGCGCAGCCTGCGAGGGTGCTGCAGTGACTTTGGTCACACGATTTTCAGCCGTCCGGAATCGCTGAAGAGCCCGTCCCGACGCTGCCCATCGTCGCCTCGAAATTCTTCGGAACCTAATGCGCGGTGGTTGGTTAATGCGCGGGTCCGCAATCGCCTCACGGACCTGCATCGGACGCCATCCGGCACCGATTGCTTGCTCAAAAAGACAATCATAAGAAACGGAGGAAGTGATGAACGATGTCTGGTTTTCCGAACCAGTCGTGATCGATTTCCAGCCAAACGGCCAACGCAAGGTATCGAGCTGCTTCGAGGCGATGGAATGCCTCGACCTACGTTGGCCGGGACAGGCGCGCGACGGCGCCTGGCGCTCGGCGAGCCGCGTCTGCCGTGACGCGCTTGACGGGCTGCGCAGCCCGGTGGAAGCCCGCAAGACGCTGCGCAAGGCGGCGAAGATCGCCGGACTGCTGGCGTAGCCTCGATTTCTCCATGCCCGTTGCGGTTTCGCGCGGGCTTTCCTTTCCATACAAGGGAAGTTACGGCCGGCGCATACTGCGGAACGCGTTAAAGCACGCATCCCGTGGGGTACATGAAAACGCCGGCCGCTCGGCCTAGGGGCTGCCTGACGGGTTCAGGCCTTTCCATTTCGGCGAGTCGGGCGCCGGGCCGCAACGCAAGCGCCGGAGCATGGTGAACGAGCGGTTACTATCCACAGGGCATGGTCAACGGGGCCAGGCAGGCAGACTGCGGCCTTTTCAGGCGAAACCGCCAAGCACTTCTGGAAACTGCACGGCCATTGCGCCTTCATCCGCCTGCCTGGCATAGATCGCGTGCATCCTGCTGCCGTCATATCTGGCCCTGCGGCGCTGCACGTCCTTGCCGAACAGGCCGGCAACCGCGTCGAACCGCCGGAGGAAGCGCTTCACCACGCCGCGTTCGAAGGGTATGCGCTGCTCGAAAGGCCTGCCCCAGGGCGTGTCCCTTGCCAGATCCCGCCAGATGCGCAGCGCTTCCAACTCGACCCCGACCTGATTGCCCCACGGCTTGCCGCCCGCGAAATGCCTGGCCCAGGCTTGCGAGAAGCCCCCCAATTCTCCGAGCGACTGCAGGTTCCAGTTTGGATGCATCGTCTGCCATTTGCCCTCGAAGACGACGTTCAGGGCATTTTGGTCGTTCATGCTTCCGTCAATAGCGGTCTTTCGCGTGCGCTCCAGCAGCGCATTCTCCCGGACAGCGTTCATATCGAAGACGACGACGCCCGAATTGAAATATGGCGCGCCTGGCGCCAGCTTGAGCTTCTGCCGGTAAGAGGGCCGGAAATACATGTAGTCGTCGTGGGCGGCGAGCAGCGGGGCGCGCAGCCGCTGCCTGGCAAGGTCATTGATGTCCCGGTTGAAGAGAACGTCGCAGTCCGTGTATGCGATGCGGTCATACGGCTCGAAAACCGGAAGCCGATCGGCGAAAAGCCGAATGTAAGCGGCAATGCTGTAGGTTCCGAAGCGAAAGCCGAAATTCGTCATGAACTCGGCGACATCGACCAGTTCGACCTTGCCTTCCAGCAGATGCCGGGCGACTTCAAGATCCGCCTGGCTCGCGCCGGTGTAGAGCAGAAAGCCGTCGATTGGGGTGGAGACATCCAGTATCCGGCGCGCCGTCAGGCAGGCGTATGGGAAGTAGCCGGCATCCGTCGCCAGGAAGAAACACGACTTCATCGTTCCGCTAACCGCCGCCCGTCATTTCGTTGCGGTGCCTGCCACAGAATGCCTCTCGATAAAAGCCTCGATCGGGCCGGTAAGCAGATCCGCCTCGCGTTTGACCTTGCCATCGTCCCAACGCCACCATTGGATGGCGAGCAGCTTTGAGATGACGTCCTGCGAAAAGCGATATCTGATCAGCCTTGCCGGCGAGCCGCCGACAATCGCGTAAGGCGGCACGTTCTTCGTGACCACCGCCCCTGCCCCGACGACAGCGCCGTCGCCGATCTCGACGCCCGGCAAAATCATGGCGCCGTTGCCGATCCAGACGTCATTGCCCACGGTGATGCCAGCCGGCTTGCTGTCTTCCGCGATCGGCTCCGGCTGCTTCAGCAGCCGGCTGTAAATCGGAAACGTGGTAGCGCTCGCGGTCGGATGATGGCCGGAGCAAATGAAAAGCACCCGGCCGGCAACCGAGCAGAAGGCCCCGACCCGCAGCGGGGCTTCCTTTGCGGGAAACAGGACCTTTCGCCATGTCACGCCATAGGTGTGGCGGCCAACCGTCACATGCTCCGGCAACTTGGAACGCGCGTCCTTGAACCATCTGGAAATCGTCGACATCTGCAAACCTCAGCGGCAGCCGTGCAGCGACATAGCCGCTGTTAGATATAACCTACAAGCCCAGGGAACTGGCTGTACGCACCTTGGCCGAATCGCGAGGCTGTCAGGCGGGAAGGTAGTTCCGGCAATGAGACCTCTTGGAATGCAAGTCGCAGTCAGCTACTGACAGCGATGCCCAACATCCGGTGGTACTGCCGAGTGAGAAGATCATGGAGGAAAAGGCTGCGTTCGATTTACCTGCTGAGGAATTCGTAAGGCGATTTGAGAGAACGGATGACACATGAAATGCTTGGTAATCAACCTTGATCGATCACCTGACAGGTTGAACCAGGCAACCTCCGAATTCGCGAAGATCGGCATCGCTTTTGAGCGCGTTGCGGCGGTCGATACGTCCAGCGAGCCCTCGAATTTTCCTGCCGCTCGCCGCCTCACCAAGCCAGAGATTGCATGCTTTCTCAGCCATCGTAAGTGCTGGCAAATGATCGCAGATGGCGCCGAGCAATATACCGCAATCTTTGAGGATGACGTCGTTTTCAGGAGCGATGCCGGACCATTCCTGTCCGATGACAGTTGGGTCCCGCGCGATGCCGACATCGTCAAGCTCGAGACGTTCTTCGGTCAGGTCAGATTGGCGCGCCTTGCGTCCATTGGGAACGGCCATTCGATTGGCCGGCTGGTCGGCGAGCATCTCGGTACGGCCGGCTATGTCATTTCCAAGGCTGCGGCTGAAAAGCTGCTTCAGCGGACAAAACGCCTGAAGGAACCGGTCGATCTCGCATTGTTCAGCCCGAATTCGCTGATGTGCGCCCGCAATACAACCTATCAGGTGACACCGGCCCTTTGCGCACAGCACCGTTTTCTTTCTGAACGAAATACGATGCCGACGATCATCCAAACGGCACCGCATCGCCCCAAAAGCGTAACCACGAAAGTTCGTGGGGAATTGTCGCGGCTGTTCGCCCATTGCCGAAACGGAACCTTTTGGCGAACCCAGCGGGTCGATTTGAGTCTAGGCTGGACGCCTGACGCACATCCCGCTGGCCGATCTTCGCAAAAGCTAAAACCCCGAGGTTGACCTAACGTCGCTAGGTCAGCGAAACTCGAGTTGCTTGATTTCTCGGCGGCTTCGAGCAAAGGGGCATGCGAAGGCCCGCCGATTGCCGGCTGCCTACGAGAACCAGCATGGCACTCAAACTAATAGCCGACGGACTAAGCAAAAATCGATTGGTCATCCAGCTAAAGGCGCTCAGAAACGAGTTCGCCTATAAAAGCTTCGAATATCGAGGGCGTGCGTCTGGGCGCCTGCTTGCAAAACAGTTGCACGACGCCGGGGTGTCGCGCGTGTGCATCACGGTCGCCTTCAACGTACCCTGGGTGATCGATGCTTTGACGAAGGCGTGGGAGATGCATTCGCCAGGGATGACGCTGGTCGTCGTCGACAATTCTACGAAGGCCCAGGCGAGAGCGGCCATCGCACAGATCTGCAAGATGCGCGGCGTGCCCTACCTTGCCTTGCCGATGCGGGTCGAAAAACACCTGTCGAGATCGCATGGAACGGCGATCACCTGGGCGTTTCACAACATCGTGCGCCATCTGAAGCCGGAGTTCTTCGGCTTCATCGATCACGACTGCTTCCCGGTCGTGCCGTTCGATATCCCGTCCAATCTGGCCGGCAAAGTCGTGTATGGCCGCAGGGCATACGGTACCGAAAATCACGTCTACAAGGCCAAGCCGGACGATCGGCACTGGAATTTGTGGGCAGGCTACTGCTTCTACCGGTTCTCCGCCGTGGCCGCCTATAAACTGAATTTCGAACCCCGCATAAATCTCGGCCTCGACACCGGCGCAGCCAACTGGGCGATCCTCTATTCGAAACTTGCCGAGGCGGATGTCGCCGTGGCAACCGTGGAACAGCGGCCAATGACGATGGCCGGCGCGGTCGGGCACCACGAGTTCATCGACGGCGCCTTCTTTCACCTCGCCGGCGTGTCCTACCCCGAAAGACCGGGCTATCACCATCGAACGGCGGAGCACCGGGAAATGCTCCGGGATTATGTGTGGAACACTTATCTGGGCGGCCCGGCCGGGCAGGCCGTGAGCGATTTCTGAAGGCCGACCGCCCTCGTTCCAGTCCTTCAGAGCGCGCAGCGACGCTCGGATCTGGTTGTTTCTAGATACGGTCAGGCGGGCCGACGAGCTTCGCAATCGCCTCGTCGATCCCAATCCTTCCTTGACGTCCCAGCGTATCCGGATCGCGAAAGTCGATCCAGCCTTCGTTGAAGCCGTCCAGCATGCGCATGCGCATTTCGGGATGGCGCATGCCCTGCTCGCGGAAGATCGTCTCCCAGCGCTCGCGCGGGACTGTGCGTGCCTCGACCTCGCGGCCGAGCGCCTTGGCAAGGGCGGCGGCGATTTGGTTCGGCGACACCCTGTGTCGCGCTTCCAGTTCGATCACCCGGTGGCCGCTCCAATCCTCAGGCAAGAGTTCCGCAGCGGTTCTGCCGACATCGGCGGCCGAGATCATCGCGACCGGCCGATCGAGCGGCTGGAGGTAGCTGTCGATCACGCCCTGATCGCGCGCCGAGGCGAGGTCCCACTGGGCATTTTCCATGAACCAGGCGGCGCGCAGGAACGTCACGGCCACGGGCAGATCGGCGAGCGCCTCTTCCAGCAGGCGCAACACATTGAGCAGATTGGGCTGCGTGGCGTCCGCGCCGATCGTCGACAGCACGACCACCTTGGGCGGCAGCGCCCTGTGCAGCGCCTCGCGGACGACGGCGATCTTCGGCAGCACGTCCGGGAAATCGGGTTCGGAATCATAGACCGGCGGCAACAGGATGAACGCGCCCTCGCCGCCCGAAAGCGCCGCGGCCAGAGGCCCGGGATCGCCGAGATCGGCGACGGCGACCTCGCAGCCTTTGGCCAGCCACCGCGCGCCCTTGGCTTCGTCGCGGACAACGGCCCGAACCTTGTGGCCCGATGCCAGCAGCGTTTCGGCAAGAACCCCGCCGATGCGGCCGGTAATGGCGGTAACTGCGTACATGATCTTTCCTTCGTTTGTGGTGGTTGAACGGGATCACGGCCGGCGGCCACGACGGGCCGGCGGTCTCTGGCCGGTCTTTTCACACCCTTGGCTTGCTGATCACAGCGCCGATATGTCATCATAATCCGGACTCCAGGTTGGGAATAGCGCATGTCTTATGACGGAAGATTGCTGTCCGGCGTGACGGTGCTGATGGCGGTGGTCGAAGCCGGCTCGATGGCGCGGGCAGCGGACTCGCTCGGCATGACCGCCTCAGGCGTCGGCCGCGCCATCCAGCGGCTGGAAGCCCGCATCGGGGTGCGGCTGCTCGACCGCACGACCCGCACCATGCACCTGACGGACGAAGGGCGGCGCTTCCACGAGCGGGTCGGCCCTCACCTCGACGGCATCGAGGAGGCGGCGGTCGAGGCCACCGGCGCCACCTCGGTGGTTCGCGGCAGGCTGCGCGTCAATGTCGACCCGTTCTTCTCGCAGCTGGTGCTGGCCGGGCACGCGGGCCGGTTCCTGGCGCTCTATCCGGAGCTTCGCCTCGAGCTCATCATGCGCGACGCGGTGGGCGACCTGGTGGCGGACGGGTTCGATCTTGCCTTGCGCTTCGGCGATCCGCCGGCCGGCTCATTCACCGCGCGCAAACTGTTCGAGACGCGCGTACTCACCGTCGCGGCGCCCGCCTATGTCGAGCGCCGAGGGCGTCCGCGGCACCCTGCCGACCTGCCCGACCACTACGCCATCGATTTCTGGGACGCCGCGCATGGCCGCGCCTATGAGTGGGAATTTCGCCGCGGCAACGAGGCGCTGCCGGTCAGCGTTCGGACCAGGCTGATGACCTCCGACGCGCCGACCATGCTCAACGCCTGCCTGTCCGGTGCCGGCATCGCGCAGGTGCTGGAATTCGCCACGCGCGAGCAGGTGCGCGACGGCCGGCTGATCGACCTGTTTCCGGATTGGTCCGACGAGCTCTTCCCGCTCCACGCGATCTACCCTTCGCGACAATACCGCACGGCCAAGGTGCGGGCGTTCGTGGAGTTCGTGATGGAGTTGCTGGCTGAGGTTTAGATCGATGACCGGCGCAGCGGGCCCGCCCGCTGCCCTATTTCGCACATTCTGTGATAAGTGACGCCTATGAGCCGATCCCGAAGGAATACCCCCGATCGTCGGCATGACCACAGTCGACAGCGACAAGGCATTCAAGCAAGCCGAGCATCGGCGCGAGCGGCGGGCCGTGAAGGCACGGCTCGAATTTGACGAAGAACCGTTGCCGACCAAGGCTTTCGGCAATCCATGGGCCAGCGAGAAAGACGGCAAGCAATGGCTAGCCGAACCCTCCCCTAAACTGATGCGGAAGTGAGGTCCGCACACGAACCGCGCCAAGGGAATGGCGATCCCGGCAGGATTCGAACCTGCGACCATCGGCTTAGAAGGCCGGTGCTCTATCCAGCTGAGCTACGGGACCGTCGGCCGGCCGGGCCGGCTGCTGCGTTACGCCAAGCGATGCAAGACTCGGGAAGTCAGTGCGTCCAGGGCGTCCTGCGGTCATAGCGGAAATTGTCCGAATAGGAAATCTGCCGGCGCTTGGCTTCCTTCGGCTCTTCGACGCGATAGGCGATCTTTTCCTTCTCGGCATAGGCCACCGCTTCTTCCTTCGTGTCGAAGGTGAGCTTCACCTGGCTCAGCATGTCGCCGGAGGTGGTGTAGCCCATCAGCGGGTCGATCTTCTTGCGCTGCGCGGGATCGAACTCCAGCACCCAATGTCCGGTCTTGGCCTTGCCGGACTGCATCGCGGTTTTGGCTGGACTGAAAATGCGCGCGGACATGACCACCTCTTTGCCGCCCGGAAATCGGGCACCGTTGTTCGGCGCCATTCCCGGGTCCCATCGGGAGCCCGAAATCTCGCGCCAACCCCGTCATTACTGTGCAATGGCCGCGGCGGCAAGGCCGCAAGCGCCCCTGCGCTCCCAAGGCGCAGGGGAACCTCGCCGCGCCGGCGACATTATCGAAAGGTCGGGCGGCCGGGCCGGGCAAGCCTTCCCTGTCAGCCTCAATCAGAAGCGGACGTTTCGCCATGACCAATGCAACCGAACATGCCGTCCTGCAGCTCGCCGTGCTTGTCGGCAGCCTGCGCGCCCAGTCCTTCAGCCGCAAGATCGCCAAGGCCCTGGCCGCCCGCGCGCCGGATTCGGTGCGCTGCCGCTTCATCGAGATCGGCGACCTGCCGCTCTACAACGAGGATCTGGACGGTGACGACCCGCCAGCGGCGTGGTCGGCCTTCCGTGCGGCGATGCGCGAATGCGACGCGGTGCTGTTCGTCACCCCGGAATACAACCGCTCGATCCCCGGCTGCCTGAAGAACGCGCTTGATGTCGGCTCGCGCCCATCGGGCAAGAGCGTGTTCAAGGGACTGCCCGCAGGGGTCGTCAGTGTCACACCGCATAAGCTTGGCGCTTTCGGCGCCAATCATGCGCTGAGACAAACCTTCGCCTTCCTCGACATGCCAGTGATGCAGCAGCCGGAGGCCTATATCGGCAATGTCGCGGAAATCCTGGACGGCAAAGGCGCGGTGACCAATGCCGATACCGCCACCTTCCTCGAAAATTTCATGGCCA
This region of Mesorhizobium sp. M2A.F.Ca.ET.046.03.2.1 genomic DNA includes:
- a CDS encoding ABC transporter substrate-binding protein — protein: MSDTKKQTIESLAERTKRGEISRRQFAQLAGLALAGTPLLLRSTGAFAETKGLVLVNWGGDAITAYDAAYGQAFTKDTGIPVKMDGSGPTEGAIAAQFKSGAPTWDLVDVDPFSAITLGGQGMLEPIDYKIVDKSKMRPGFGWEYAASTYFFSYVIAYDSQKFGSNAPTGMADFFDVKKFPGKRSLYKWGVSSWEAALLADGVAPASLYPLDLKRAHDKIAAFKENVVSYWGGGAESQSVLLNGEASMAIVWSTRASLIEQDSGGQIKFIWDQGLISPGALAVLKNNPGGKDAAMKFIASTQDPQKELVMFDKLGQGPANPAADALIPADKKRINPVDPDNMKKQIALDMEWYAKNYGAALDEYTKIISA
- a CDS encoding ABC transporter permease, yielding MRGTLSDRMGAALLMAPLLLFLVLAYAWPFLGVVKWSFTLPTPGLGQYHALLTDDLVQSVFIRTLRIAAIVTLISVTAAYAITVVWVRGSPLQRVLAEFCILVPFWISVLTRAFGWVALLSNRGLINTWLQSIGFISEPLTLVRNEFGVIVGMSHFLIPFAVFPLASAMRSLDERVLLAARGLGSSRMRTFWTVFVPMTRSGIIGSAMITFVFSLGFFVTPAILGGGRSVMIAELIYLRIFQSPDWGLGAAISVVLVVFVGALMALLFRYVKPKQLV
- a CDS encoding ABC transporter permease, which encodes MPTYRPGPVSLALAVLVALFLLMPLLAVIPVSLTPSRMLTMPTGELSLRHYHSLIEDPRWLESILLSIRIGVVSSALSTVLALTFSLGVWMFQPRFTAALVGFVLLPMVVPPVVSAVTLYFLLTSVSGLTSFFGYDTWLGVAMAHSVMTVPFATVLILVSLSQLDRRIDLAARGLGASVWERATRVIIPNIKFGIVTAALLSFVLSWEEIGVTLFITSVNAITLPRLMWMGLRDNIDPAIAALSVILIVITVLVLAVRSVIARQKASP
- a CDS encoding metalloregulator ArsR/SmtB family transcription factor produces the protein MVTKKLTANAESAAAFLAVMGNEKRLLIMNYLAEGELSVGVLADKVELSQSALSQHLAKLRRFGLVETRRDRQMVYYSCKSSAARELLALLDGLLTTDKPLAGPARQAFVERMRRPQAA
- a CDS encoding DUF982 domain-containing protein, giving the protein MIQGWFSKPVEVAVGLSGSIRHISNAEQAAELLTGQWRDAGSALHGEALRACRRAIRGDVTADAAREAFIAAAREAHVLVE
- a CDS encoding DUF982 domain-containing protein; the protein is MNDVWFSEPVVIDFQPNGQRKVSSCFEAMECLDLRWPGQARDGAWRSASRVCRDALDGLRSPVEARKTLRKAAKIAGLLA
- a CDS encoding glycosyltransferase gives rise to the protein MKSCFFLATDAGYFPYACLTARRILDVSTPIDGFLLYTGASQADLEVARHLLEGKVELVDVAEFMTNFGFRFGTYSIAAYIRLFADRLPVFEPYDRIAYTDCDVLFNRDINDLARQRLRAPLLAAHDDYMYFRPSYRQKLKLAPGAPYFNSGVVVFDMNAVRENALLERTRKTAIDGSMNDQNALNVVFEGKWQTMHPNWNLQSLGELGGFSQAWARHFAGGKPWGNQVGVELEALRIWRDLARDTPWGRPFEQRIPFERGVVKRFLRRFDAVAGLFGKDVQRRRARYDGSRMHAIYARQADEGAMAVQFPEVLGGFA
- a CDS encoding CatB-related O-acetyltransferase, which codes for MSTISRWFKDARSKLPEHVTVGRHTYGVTWRKVLFPAKEAPLRVGAFCSVAGRVLFICSGHHPTASATTFPIYSRLLKQPEPIAEDSKPAGITVGNDVWIGNGAMILPGVEIGDGAVVGAGAVVTKNVPPYAIVGGSPARLIRYRFSQDVISKLLAIQWWRWDDGKVKREADLLTGPIEAFIERHSVAGTATK
- a CDS encoding glycosyltransferase family 25 protein — its product is MKCLVINLDRSPDRLNQATSEFAKIGIAFERVAAVDTSSEPSNFPAARRLTKPEIACFLSHRKCWQMIADGAEQYTAIFEDDVVFRSDAGPFLSDDSWVPRDADIVKLETFFGQVRLARLASIGNGHSIGRLVGEHLGTAGYVISKAAAEKLLQRTKRLKEPVDLALFSPNSLMCARNTTYQVTPALCAQHRFLSERNTMPTIIQTAPHRPKSVTTKVRGELSRLFAHCRNGTFWRTQRVDLSLGWTPDAHPAGRSSQKLKPRG